One genomic segment of Mus pahari chromosome 4, PAHARI_EIJ_v1.1, whole genome shotgun sequence includes these proteins:
- the Mex3a gene encoding RNA-binding protein MEX3A — protein MPSLVVSGIMERNGGFGELGCFGGSAKDRGLLEDERALQLALDQLCLLGLGEPPAPTAGEDGGGGGGGAPTQSAAPPQPAPPPPPAAAPAAPSAAPAAQTPQPPTAPKGANDAKLCALYKEAELRLKGSSNTTECVPVPTSEHVAEIVGRQGCKIKALRAKTNTYIKTPVRGEEPVFMVTGRREDVATARREIISAAEHFSMIRASRNKSGAAFGVAPALPGQVTIRVRVPYRVVGLVVGPKGATIKRIQQQTNTYIITPSRDRDPVFEITGAPGNVERAREEIETHIAVRTGKILEYNSDGDFLAGSPDAALDSRYSDAWRVHAPGCKPLSTFRQNSLGCIGECGVDSAFEAPRLGEQGGDFGYGGYLFPGYGVGKQDVYYGVAETSPPLWAGQENATPTSVLFSSASSSSSAKARAGPPGAHRSPATSAGPEQLTGLPRRPPGEPLQGFSKLGAGGLRSPGGGRDCMVCFESEVTAALVPCGHNLFCMECAVRICERTDPECPVCHITATQAIRIFS, from the exons ATGCCTAGTCTAGTGGTATCTGGAATAATGGAAAGAAATGGGGGCTTTGGAGAACTAGGATGTTTCGGGGGAAGCGCTAAGGACCGAGGGCTGCTGGAAGACGAGCGCGCCCTTCAGCTGGCTCTTGAtcaactctgcctcctgggttTGGGGGAGCCCCCCGCCCCCACGGCGGGCGAGGacgggggaggtggggggggcgGCGCCCCCACGCAGTCGGCCGCCCCCCCGCAGCcggccccgccgccgccgcccgcggCGGCCCCGGCCGCCCCGAGCGCGGCCCCCGCGGCGCAGACGCCCCAGCCCCCCACCGCCCCCAAAGGGGCGAACGACGCCAAGCTCTGCGCGCTCTACAAAGAGGCCGAGCTGCGCCTGAAGGGCAGCAGCAACACCACGGAGTGCGTTCCCGTGCCCACCTCCGAGCACGTGGCCGAGATCGTGGGCAGGCAAG GCTGCAAGATTAAGGCTCTAAGGGCCAAAACCAACACCTACATCAAGACACCTGTGCGAGGTGAGGAGCCGGTGTTCATGGTGACTGGGAGGCGGGAAGACGTGGCCACAGCCCGGCGGGAGATCATCTCCGCTGCTGAGCACTTCTCCATGATAAGAGCCTCACGCAACAAGTCTGGCGCCGCCTTTGGCGTGGCCCCTGCTCTGCCAGGCCAAGTGACCATCCGTGTACGAGTGCCCTACCGCGTGGTGGGACTGGTGGTGGGCCCCAAGGGAGCGACCATCAAACGTATCCAGCAGCAGACCAACACGTACATCATCACTCCCAGCCGGGACCGCGACCCGGTGTTTGAAATAACCGGCGCACCGGGCAACGTGGAGCGTGCGCGGGAGGAGATCGAGACGCACATCGCTGTGCGCACCGGCAAGATTCTTGAATACAACAGCGACGGCGACTTCCTGGCTGGCAGCCCTGACGCTGCCTTGGACAGCCGCTACTCAGACGCCTGGCGGGTGCATGCTCCAGGCTGTAAGCCGCTCTCCACCTTCAGGcagaacagcctgggctgcataggcGAATGCGGTGTGGACTCGGCCTTTGAGGCCCCGCGCCTAGGCGAGCAGGGCGGGGACTTCGGCTACGGTGGATATCTGTTTCCGGGCTACGGCGTGGGCAAGCAGGACGTGTACTACGGCGTGGCGGAGACAAGCCCCCCGCTGTGGGCGGGCCAGGAGAACGCCACGCCCACCTCGGTGctcttctcctctgcctcctcctcttcttcagccAAGGCACGCGCGGGCCCCCCAGGCGCGCATCGCTCTCCTGCCACCTCTGCGGGGCCAGAGCAGCTGACCGGGCTCCCTCGGAGGCCACCCGGAGAGCCACTGCAGGGTTTCTCTAAACTGGGGGCCGGCGGGCTGCGGAGCCCCGGTGGCGGGCGGGACTGCATGGTATGCTTTGAGAGTGAAGTGACAGCAGCCCTGGTGCCCTGTGGACACAACCTTTTCTGCATGGAATGTGCAGTGCGCATCTGCGAGAGGACGGACCCAGAGTGTCCTGTCTGCCACATCACTGCCACACAAGCCATCCGAATATTTTCCTAA
- the Rab25 gene encoding ras-related protein Rab-25, whose amino-acid sequence MGNRTDEDYNFVFKVVLIGESGVGKTNLLSRFTRNEFSHDSRTTIGVEFSTRTVMLGTAAVKAQIWDTAGLERYRAITSAYYRGAVGALLVFDLTKHQTYAVVERWLKELYDHAEATIVVMLVGNKSDLSQAREVPTEEACMFAENNGLLFLETSALDSTNVELAFETVLKEIFAKVSKQNSTRTSAITLGNAQAGQDPGPGEKRACCINL is encoded by the exons ATGGGGAATCGAACAGATGAAGATTATAATTTTGTCTTTAAGG TGGTGCTGATCGGCGAGTCAGGCGTGGGCAAGACCAATCTGCTGTCCCGGTTCACCCGCAATGAGTTCAGCCACGACAGCCGCACCACCATCGGGGTTGAGTTCTCCACCCGCACCGTAATGCTGGGCACCGCTGCTGTCAAGGCACAGATCTGGGACACGGCTGGCCTGGAGCGATACAGAGCCATCACCTCTGC GTACTATCGTGGGGCCGTGGGGGCACTATTGGTATTTGACCTGACCAAGCACCAGACCTACGCTGTGGTGGAGCGCTGGCTAAAGGAGCTGTATGACCATGCCGAAGCCACAATTGTTGTCATGCTCGTGGGGAACAAAAGTGACCTCAGCCAGGCCCGAGAGGTCCCCACTGAGGAGGCCTGCATGTTTGCTG AAAACAATGGCCTGCTGTTCCTGGAGACGTCAGCCCTCGACTCCACCAACGTTGAGCTAGCCTTCGAGACCGTCCTCAAAG AAATCTTTGCAAAGGTATCCAAGCAGAACAGCACCCGGACCAGTGCCATCACCCTGGGCAATGCCCAAGCTGGACAGGATCCTGGCCCTGGGGAAAAGAGGGCCTGTTGCATCAACCTCTGA